The genomic region cTACCGAGTTACTCTGAATCATTGATCGTGAACGTAGAGTGTCATATTTGTGATGCCATGTTAACAAGCACATTATAGCATTATGACACTGTTCTAGACGGGAGGATAATCAATTTTTAGATttgatataggtatttaaaataaaataaagagataaatatttttgcattttatatttgagtagcataacaatatatttacaattcaaCAAGTCCTTTAACAAATAATATCACAGAAtcagtggtggtggtggtgttcAGGAACAATGTGCACGGCATGACCCTCGATCTTAACGTTGGCGTTGAATCTGgagagaagaaaataatatagaaacaaACAACAGTAAATAATGACTTCAACttcttactttttatttgtactttttcCACTACTCACCCAGTCTTCTTGTCAGCGTGGTACTCGACGATCCTGACGGTGCCGTCGGGTTGATGCAGACTGTACACGCCCTTCACGACGTGACCGTCACGAGACTCGTGCTGAGATTTCTTGTCGCCGGTGTGAGGGTCCACCACTTTGTACGCGAACTCGTACTTAGGGTGAGACTGTGGGAAAAGTATCAGTTATtacaaaagtaggtacctatattgctACAAAAATGAAATTCATAGTACCGAACGGTAAAATTAATGATGAGTAGATGTAATGCACATTAACAGTTTTCATACATAGTACTCGACGTGTTTCTCAGTGGCTTTGCCGTGGTGCTGCTTGATGCTCTGTGAGGAGGAGGCGTGGCCGTGGTGTTCCTCGTGGTGTCCGTGGTGATGCTCCTCCTGGTGCTGCTCGTGCTGCTCCTCATGATGTTCCTCGTGGTGTACGGGCTCGTGCTTGCTCTCGTGAGTTTGGTGCAGTACGATGCTCTGCGATGACACAGCGTGACCGTGACCGTGCTGGTAGTCGTGACCGTGCTGCGGCCGCGCGCTCACCGCAGCGAGGAGGGTTGCGACTAGGATAACCTGAATGAAAaatatggtttaaaaaaaagcgtgtaaaatagTTATCACTaatataatgatttttttattgtataaaaaactattaattaacaTTGATTCCATTTGTTACCTTAAGGGACATTTTAGTCTTTTGTTTATGTTGCTGCTTTCAAAGTCCAATCGTAAATGATGTGGAATAAGTAAAACAATtgactttttatacaaaaaaatacacatacgCACGAAATCTGAGTGATCCAGtttcttacaaataatataaattaaaacaaaaccttaaaacttGTTCTCACCAACAAGTTTTTTGTCGAATGTTGAATGAATGATTGCAACCTTGAGTAAAATATGTTGTCAGTACTTAGCCCTTTCTCCAAAAAAAGGAAAGTTTAATTAacttcatagattttttttttaaactgagttcAAAAGAGGAACGATCTATTACAACAATATTCATCAGCAccgatatacaaaaaaaaatatctaacccAACAGTTGGTGCTCCCAGGATCTATTTTTATTCCAaacagtggcggccctaggggtgtgcgaactgtgccttcgcacagggcctcgcgctacaacccacactaatataaaaaaaatataactaaaaatacatatatatctggtccaagaaaaaaaacatttttctttatttatttcttattcattctgcgtttactttttgagttctcaatttaacaaaaaaattggaacaccaacgtaacaaaaacaactcgatggctctcgatccagtcacggattctttttatttgtgcttaattccgagtttaatttgagagtccttaaacaatcaattttaaaaaattcgcgctcgctacgctcgcggctgttcacttgtcagtacagttcattctaacatgattagagtacttttatgtcccaaaactctaaaattttcgcgctcgctacgctcgcggctgttcgcttgtcagtaccgttctttctaacatgattagagtacttttatgtgccaaaactcaaaaattttcgcgctcgctacgctcgcggctgttcgcttgtcagtaccgttcattctaacatgattagagtacttttatgtcccaaaactcaacaattttcgcgctcgctacgctcgcggctgttcgcttggcagtaccgttcattctaacatgattagagtacttttatgtcccaaaactcaacaattttcgcgctcgctgcttCACCTTTCACCGTtctttaatatacaagtttaggtgctttagtgacccaaagctcaaaaatttttgcgctcgctacgctcgcgggtgctttattttccacttcttttatttttttcatccttttttagccgaacctagaaggtagcgccgcttgtaagtccttttattaacaagaaaataactcctagctcacaacagacttttcacgtaggacaaagggcctcgcatagacctgccgcacgtagcctcgcaatggctagggccgccgctgattccaaacaaaacatttttgatctattgattttgaatttgaattacgttgaaatgaaataaatctgacggaagggcttattacacttgacttaatccagtcgtctaaatgattcagttaCTAAATTCAAACAAATGTTATCGCATTTAGCAAGGAAAGAATTTCATTAAATCATATAGAAGCCTAATTAGACAAAACTAATTAGGctactgaatttagtcaagtatAATAAGCCCTTAAGTGTGAGTTCAAATCTCGAGCAAACTATAGATAATGGTTTATAAATCAATAAAGCGGCCAAAATTATTTAGTGTACGAGCTCCACTTTAATACATAAAGTCAATTTTGATACCGTTATTTACTGCTCTAGAGGAATATGTTCCATAGCTACAGAATTCCGACGAGCTAAATTACTCTTTGATAC from Helicoverpa armigera isolate CAAS_96S chromosome 4, ASM3070526v1, whole genome shotgun sequence harbors:
- the LOC135116806 gene encoding histidine-rich glycoprotein-like, whose protein sequence is MSLKVILVATLLAAVSARPQHGHDYQHGHGHAVSSQSIVLHQTHESKHEPVHHEEHHEEQHEQHQEEHHHGHHEEHHGHASSSQSIKQHHGKATEKHVEYYSHPKYEFAYKVVDPHTGDKKSQHESRDGHVVKGVYSLHQPDGTVRIVEYHADKKTGFNANVKIEGHAVHIVPEHHHHH